The Chitinophaga flava genome has a segment encoding these proteins:
- a CDS encoding AAA family ATPase: protein MDINTFQPRTDFTTLHEGVEAIRTQIGKVIVGQHQMVDLLIAGLLTQGHVLIEGVPGVAKTLTAKLLAQCVDADFSRIQFTPDLMPADVLGTSVFNPQTREFEYKKGPVFSNLVLIDEINRAPAKTQSALFEVMEERQITNDGTTYTLNRPFMVIATQNPIEQEGTYRLPEAQLDRFLFKLEVKYPDLQEEVAVLQSVQRLNGTTDLSKVISKVVTATQVIEFQNLVRQVRIEEKLLHYIAAVVHETRMNASLYLGASPRASIAVMNCAKAMAAMRNRDFVIPDDIVEMMPHVLRHRIMLTPEKEMEGIRTDDVIAQILKMVEVPR from the coding sequence CCTTTCAACCCAGGACTGATTTTACCACCTTACACGAAGGCGTAGAAGCGATCAGAACACAGATAGGGAAAGTAATTGTGGGGCAGCATCAGATGGTGGATCTGTTGATAGCAGGCCTGCTAACACAAGGCCACGTGCTGATTGAAGGGGTACCCGGCGTGGCAAAAACACTGACAGCCAAATTGCTCGCTCAGTGTGTGGACGCAGATTTTTCCAGAATACAGTTTACACCAGACCTGATGCCAGCAGACGTGCTGGGGACCTCTGTATTCAATCCTCAGACAAGAGAATTTGAATACAAAAAAGGACCCGTTTTCAGCAACCTGGTACTGATAGACGAAATCAACCGTGCCCCGGCCAAAACACAATCTGCTCTTTTTGAGGTGATGGAAGAAAGACAGATCACCAATGATGGTACTACCTATACTTTGAACCGTCCGTTTATGGTGATAGCCACTCAAAACCCTATCGAACAGGAAGGCACCTACCGCCTGCCGGAAGCACAGCTGGACCGTTTCCTCTTTAAGCTCGAAGTAAAATATCCGGATCTGCAGGAAGAAGTCGCTGTATTACAAAGTGTGCAACGTCTCAATGGCACTACTGATCTGTCGAAAGTGATCTCCAAAGTAGTAACGGCTACACAGGTAATCGAATTCCAGAACCTGGTACGTCAGGTGCGGATCGAAGAAAAATTGTTGCACTATATCGCTGCTGTTGTCCACGAAACCCGTATGAACGCTTCCCTTTACCTGGGCGCTTCTCCTCGTGCATCCATTGCCGTTATGAACTGCGCTAAAGCCATGGCTGCCATGCGCAACCGTGATTTCGTGATCCCTGATGATATTGTGGAAATGATGCCGCATGTATTGCGCCATCGTATTATGCTGACACCGGAAAAGGAAATGGAAGGTATCCGTACGGATGATGTGATAGCCCAGATTCTCAAGATGGTGGAAGTGCCAAGATAA
- a CDS encoding DUF58 domain-containing protein has product MSSSVRNNLYQQLFFTNRLYLGLGVNILLFIIAFFAPGLLNIAILAFGVLLALLLLDMILLVMRPVSILEAKRVASARFSNGDENEVLITCINRYPFPVLVTVVDELPFQFQDRNFSLQAKIAAGAEHVFRYVVRPVERGAYKFGYTNVFMQSALGIVNRRLIFDTEQTVNVYPSFQQLRHHSLYSYMNRLNETGEHKRRVIGHSMEFDHIKPYTKGDDVRMLNWKATARSGNLMVNNYVEEKSQQVYCVIDKGRTMKMPFEGMTLLDYAINASLVFSNVALNKGDKAGLVAFTEQAVEVLPSSNKKVQLNKILESLYAQETKWQESDYEALSVQLRSHLSQRSLLILFTNFESMSSLHRQLPFLRRLAKYHLVLVVFFENTELKKVTELEAQDVEGIYKQTIAQKFAYDKKLIVKELAKYGIMSLLSTPEQLTLNVVNKYLELKARTLI; this is encoded by the coding sequence ATGTCTTCATCTGTCAGAAATAATTTATACCAGCAGCTGTTTTTCACCAACCGCCTGTATCTGGGGTTAGGTGTCAATATCCTGTTGTTTATCATCGCCTTTTTTGCGCCGGGACTGCTCAATATCGCCATCCTGGCTTTTGGGGTCCTGCTGGCTTTATTACTGCTTGACATGATCTTGCTGGTGATGAGACCGGTTAGCATCCTGGAAGCCAAACGCGTAGCCAGTGCCCGTTTCAGCAATGGAGATGAAAATGAGGTACTGATCACCTGTATCAATCGTTATCCTTTTCCGGTATTGGTAACTGTGGTGGATGAACTACCCTTTCAGTTCCAGGACCGGAATTTTTCGCTGCAGGCAAAGATTGCAGCCGGAGCAGAACATGTTTTCCGGTATGTAGTAAGACCCGTTGAAAGAGGGGCGTACAAGTTTGGTTACACCAATGTATTTATGCAAAGTGCGTTGGGTATTGTAAACAGACGGTTGATTTTTGATACAGAACAAACTGTGAATGTATATCCCAGTTTTCAGCAACTGCGGCATCACTCTCTGTATTCCTACATGAACAGGCTCAATGAAACAGGTGAGCACAAACGGAGGGTGATAGGCCACAGTATGGAGTTTGATCATATTAAGCCTTATACAAAAGGAGATGATGTGCGGATGCTCAACTGGAAAGCGACTGCCCGTTCCGGTAACCTGATGGTGAATAATTATGTAGAAGAAAAATCACAGCAGGTATATTGTGTTATAGACAAAGGGCGCACTATGAAGATGCCTTTTGAGGGGATGACTTTGCTGGATTATGCTATCAACGCTTCGCTGGTGTTCAGTAATGTGGCGTTGAACAAGGGCGACAAAGCGGGGCTGGTGGCTTTCACCGAACAGGCTGTGGAAGTGTTGCCATCCAGCAATAAAAAAGTACAGCTTAATAAGATTCTGGAATCGTTGTATGCCCAGGAAACAAAGTGGCAGGAAAGTGATTACGAAGCATTGAGTGTGCAGTTACGCAGTCACTTGTCACAACGTTCGCTGCTGATATTGTTCACTAATTTTGAGTCGATGTCGAGCCTGCACCGGCAGTTACCTTTTCTGCGCCGGCTGGCCAAATATCATCTGGTGCTGGTTGTATTTTTTGAGAATACAGAACTGAAGAAGGTGACGGAACTGGAAGCGCAGGATGTGGAAGGTATTTACAAACAAACGATTGCCCAGAAGTTTGCCTACGATAAAAAGCTGATCGTGAAAGAGCTGGCTAAATATGGGATCATGTCATTACTGAGTACACCGGAGCAGCTGACACTGAATGTGGTGAATAAATACCTGGAATTAAAAGCGCGTACACTGATTTAG
- a CDS encoding riboflavin synthase — protein MFTGIIEILGEVISTRKEGSNLVITLQSSIAGELKVDQSVSHNGVCLTVTNVQGNTYETVAVAETLQKTNLSLLVPGHKVNLERAMVFNGRIDGHLVQGHVDGTGTCISREEQNGSWLYRFTYPSEFAGLIVEKGSICMNGISLTCFDITDKEFSVAIIPYTFSFTNVQFMRPGHLINLEFDILGKYVARQMSVR, from the coding sequence ATGTTCACAGGAATCATAGAAATACTAGGAGAAGTAATATCCACACGTAAAGAAGGCTCCAACCTGGTCATCACCCTGCAATCATCTATCGCCGGTGAATTAAAAGTAGACCAGAGCGTTTCCCATAACGGTGTATGCCTTACCGTTACCAACGTACAGGGCAATACCTACGAAACCGTAGCCGTAGCCGAAACACTGCAGAAAACGAATCTTTCTCTGCTCGTACCCGGCCATAAGGTAAACCTGGAAAGAGCCATGGTATTCAACGGACGCATCGACGGACACCTGGTACAGGGACACGTAGATGGCACCGGAACCTGCATTTCCCGCGAAGAACAAAATGGCAGCTGGCTGTACCGCTTTACCTATCCGTCCGAATTTGCCGGACTGATCGTGGAAAAAGGCAGTATCTGTATGAACGGCATCAGCCTCACCTGCTTTGATATCACCGACAAGGAGTTCTCCGTGGCCATCATACCATATACGTTCTCCTTTACCAATGTTCAGTTCATGCGCCCAGGACATCTTATCAACCTGGAGTTTGACATACTCGGCAAGTACGTCGCCAGACAAATGTCCGTACGATAA